A window of Microcystis aeruginosa FD4 contains these coding sequences:
- a CDS encoding response regulator transcription factor: protein MDTPAKVLLVDDEPGVRESVQAYLQYGDDFEVRTASNANEAWDLLNQEIPELVISDIMMPQVDGYQFLKKLRDDPRFQTIPVVFLTARGMTSDRIQGYNAGCDAYLSKPFDPEELEALIKSLIERRRQSLQATSENARLEEIARDIRELKQQVGQQNTFTTTPPPIKIDLTPREQSVLDLVAEGLMNKEIASRLETSVRNVEKYVSRLFSKTGTNSRTELVRFALKHGLTS, encoded by the coding sequence ATGGACACACCTGCGAAAGTTTTGTTAGTGGATGACGAACCGGGGGTTCGTGAATCTGTGCAAGCATATCTACAGTACGGGGATGACTTCGAGGTAAGAACTGCTAGTAATGCTAACGAAGCCTGGGATTTACTCAATCAAGAAATCCCAGAATTAGTCATCTCTGATATTATGATGCCGCAGGTGGATGGCTATCAGTTTCTGAAGAAATTGCGGGATGATCCCCGTTTTCAGACGATTCCCGTGGTTTTTCTGACAGCAAGGGGGATGACGAGCGATCGCATTCAGGGTTATAATGCCGGTTGTGATGCTTATCTATCCAAGCCTTTCGATCCCGAAGAATTAGAAGCATTAATCAAGTCTTTAATCGAGCGCCGTCGTCAATCCCTGCAAGCCACCAGCGAAAACGCTAGATTAGAAGAAATTGCCCGAGATATCCGGGAATTAAAACAGCAGGTGGGACAACAGAACACTTTTACTACTACTCCCCCCCCGATTAAAATTGATCTGACCCCCCGGGAACAAAGTGTTTTAGATTTAGTAGCGGAGGGATTGATGAATAAAGAAATTGCCAGTCGTCTAGAAACCAGCGTCAGGAATGTAGAAAAATACGTCAGTCGCTTATTTAGCAAGACTGGTACTAATAGTCGCACGGAATTGGTACGTTTTGCCCTAAAACACGGTTTAACCAGTTAA
- a CDS encoding helix-turn-helix domain-containing protein yields MTLTFNPEKYKELLARHLPKVIKTEAENEKALAIVEELMHRQQRTPEEDELYELLIFLIENFEKSFYLQESTTPHSMLLFLMEQQGVNKKDIAKILAYDKIASSLIEGKGSISQEQAKLLGHFFHVDYSLFM; encoded by the coding sequence ATGACCCTTACTTTTAATCCAGAAAAATACAAAGAATTACTAGCTCGCCATTTACCTAAAGTTATTAAAACAGAGGCAGAAAATGAAAAAGCTTTGGCTATTGTGGAAGAATTAATGCACCGTCAGCAGCGAACTCCCGAAGAAGATGAACTTTATGAGCTTCTAATTTTTTTAATTGAGAATTTTGAAAAAAGCTTTTATCTACAAGAATCAACCACGCCTCATTCTATGTTATTGTTTTTGATGGAGCAGCAAGGCGTTAACAAGAAAGACATAGCCAAAATCCTTGCCTATGACAAAATTGCTTCTAGTTTAATTGAAGGAAAAGGGTCAATTAGCCAAGAACAGGCGAAATTATTAGGACATTTCTTTCATGTAGATTATAGTTTGTTTATGTAG
- a CDS encoding DUF29 domain-containing protein, with translation MNITMPNLYDSDYQLWLESTINQLRQGDFQAVDWQNLLEELADLGKNNRRALKSLLTRLLEHLLKLTYWQSQRDYNQAGWKKEIRNFRLQIADLLEDSPSLKSYLREILAKCYLDARHLMIDETRLDASIFPVEVLASIEEILDENWLPDWGAINLPKQTKESRLDLL, from the coding sequence ATGAATATTACCATGCCAAATCTTTACGATAGCGATTATCAACTTTGGTTAGAGTCCACTATCAACCAATTGCGTCAAGGCGATTTTCAAGCAGTAGATTGGCAGAATTTATTAGAGGAGTTGGCAGATTTGGGTAAAAATAATCGACGAGCGCTTAAGAGTCTCTTAACTCGACTCCTAGAACATTTACTGAAGTTAACTTACTGGCAATCCCAACGAGATTACAACCAAGCGGGATGGAAAAAAGAAATCAGGAATTTTCGCCTACAAATTGCTGATCTTTTAGAAGATAGTCCCAGCTTAAAGTCCTATTTAAGGGAAATTTTAGCAAAATGTTATCTCGATGCTCGCCATCTGATGATTGACGAAACCAGATTAGATGCCAGTATTTTCCCTGTGGAAGTGTTAGCTAGTATCGAGGAGATTCTCGATGAAAATTGGCTGCCGGATTGGGGAGCGATAAATCTTCCGAAGCAAACTAAAGAGTCAAGATTAGACCTCTTGTAA
- a CDS encoding DUF29 domain-containing protein produces MNITMPNLYDSDYQLWLESTINQLRQGDFQAVDWQNLLEELADLGKSERRALESLLTRLLEHLLKLTYWQSQRDYNQAGWKGEIRTFRKQIKKLLRDSPSLKPYLSEILDNCYTDAREIIIDITGLDASIFPVEVLASLEEILDENWLPKGF; encoded by the coding sequence ATGAATATTACCATGCCAAATCTTTACGATAGCGATTATCAACTTTGGTTAGAGTCCACTATCAACCAATTGCGTCAAGGCGATTTTCAAGCAGTAGATTGGCAGAATTTATTAGAGGAGTTGGCAGATTTGGGAAAAAGTGAACGACGAGCATTAGAAAGTTTATTAACTCGACTTTTAGAACATTTACTGAAGTTAACCTACTGGCAATCCCAACGAGATTACAACCAAGCGGGATGGAAAGGGGAAATTAGAACCTTTCGGAAACAAATCAAGAAATTACTGAGAGATAGTCCCAGTCTCAAACCCTATTTATCCGAGATACTTGATAACTGTTACACCGATGCCCGGGAGATAATTATTGATATAACTGGATTAGATGCCAGTATTTTCCCTGTGGAAGTGTTAGCTAGTCTAGAGGAGATTCTCGATGAAAATTGGTTGCCTAAAGGATTCTGA
- a CDS encoding DUF29 domain-containing protein: MIKVTMPNLYDSDYQLWLENTINQLRQGDFQAVDWQNLLEELTDLAKSERRALESLLTRLLEHLLKLTYWQSQRDYNQAGWKKEIRNFRIQIKKILKDSPSLKPYLREILQECYLDARNLLIDETELDANIFPVEVLANLEEILDENWLPNWAAISKDSEK, encoded by the coding sequence ATGATCAAAGTTACCATGCCAAATCTTTACGATAGCGATTATCAGCTTTGGTTAGAAAACACTATCAACCAATTGCGTCAAGGCGATTTTCAAGCAGTAGATTGGCAGAATTTATTAGAGGAGTTGACAGATTTGGCAAAAAGTGAACGACGAGCATTAGAAAGTTTATTAACTCGACTTTTAGAACATTTACTGAAGTTAACCTACTGGCAATCCCAACGAGATTACAATCAAGCTGGATGGAAAAAAGAAATTCGCAATTTTCGGATTCAGATCAAAAAAATTCTTAAAGATAGTCCCAGTTTAAAGCCCTATTTAAGGGAAATTTTGCAGGAATGTTATCTCGACGCTCGCAATCTGCTTATTGACGAAACCGAATTAGATGCCAATATTTTCCCTGTGGAAGTGTTAGCTAATCTAGAGGAGATTCTCGATGAAAATTGGTTGCCTAATTGGGCAGCTATCAGCAAGGATTCTGAAAAGTGA
- a CDS encoding ROK family protein, with protein MVKTVIGVDLGGTAIKIGKFDQEGNCIESLTLPTPQPATPKEVANTIHQGICQVNLDKSCQAIGVGTPGPVDDRGRIAKIAINLAGWRDIPLADWLEESTGMPTILANDANCAGLGEAWLGAGKRFQNLILLTLGTGVGGAIILDGHLFVGSKGTAAELGLITLNFDGPLCNSGNQGSLEQYASLQAIRRMTGKEPKQLAELAEKGDQEALEFWQGYGCLLGAGIASLLYVLTPEAVIIGGGISASAKFFFPSLLTEIERRVLPSSREGLEVLKAELGNRAGMVGAAKLAWQLIDLRRESIYYGGV; from the coding sequence ATGGTGAAAACAGTCATAGGTGTCGATTTAGGTGGAACCGCTATTAAAATTGGTAAATTTGACCAAGAGGGCAATTGTATCGAATCTCTCACCTTGCCTACTCCCCAACCCGCTACACCCAAAGAAGTCGCCAATACCATACATCAAGGCATTTGTCAAGTAAATTTAGATAAAAGTTGTCAAGCGATCGGTGTGGGAACGCCGGGGCCGGTGGATGATCGGGGGAGAATTGCCAAAATAGCGATTAATTTGGCGGGATGGCGGGATATTCCCCTCGCCGATTGGTTAGAAGAAAGTACGGGAATGCCGACAATTTTAGCCAATGATGCCAATTGTGCCGGTTTAGGGGAAGCTTGGTTAGGAGCGGGCAAACGGTTTCAAAACTTGATTCTGTTGACCTTGGGGACGGGAGTAGGAGGGGCAATTATCCTCGATGGTCACTTATTTGTCGGCAGCAAGGGAACAGCCGCAGAATTAGGCTTAATCACCCTCAATTTTGACGGTCCATTGTGCAATAGCGGTAATCAGGGTTCCTTGGAACAATACGCTTCCCTGCAAGCTATTCGCCGGATGACCGGCAAAGAACCGAAGCAATTGGCAGAATTGGCCGAAAAAGGCGATCAAGAGGCTTTAGAATTCTGGCAGGGTTACGGCTGTTTACTGGGGGCTGGTATCGCCAGTTTACTCTATGTTCTCACCCCAGAGGCGGTAATTATCGGCGGCGGCATTAGCGCCAGTGCTAAGTTTTTCTTTCCCTCTCTCCTCACAGAAATCGAAAGACGGGTGTTACCTAGTTCCAGAGAAGGATTAGAGGTATTAAAGGCCGAGTTAGGTAATCGCGCCGGTATGGTGGGGGCTGCTAAATTAGCTTGGCAATTAATCGACCTCCGCAGGGAGTCTATCTATTATGGCGGGGTCTGA
- a CDS encoding IS607 family transposase, protein MKYVTPKEASQLLGVSISSLRRWESDGKIKSIRTPGGQRRYCLEDYEPESKSIICYARVSTHGQKDDLERQAEFLRSKYPRAEIITEIGSGLNFKRKRFLSILERIHQRNVPLLAVAYPDRLARFGFPLIEWLCEQCECKLVVLNESKLSPQEELVQDILSILHCFSARLYGLRKYQKQAEKILQEEPTQSLLQGEAQQCLKDQGLSL, encoded by the coding sequence ATGAAATATGTTACACCGAAAGAAGCCTCCCAATTACTTGGGGTCAGTATCTCCTCCCTTCGACGATGGGAATCAGACGGAAAAATCAAAAGTATCCGTACCCCAGGAGGACAACGCCGCTACTGTCTCGAAGACTACGAGCCGGAAAGTAAGTCCATTATCTGTTACGCCAGAGTTTCCACTCACGGGCAAAAGGACGACCTCGAAAGACAAGCTGAATTTCTACGCTCAAAATATCCCAGAGCCGAAATTATTACAGAGATTGGAAGCGGACTCAATTTTAAACGGAAGCGATTCCTCTCTATTCTGGAGCGAATACATCAAAGAAATGTCCCACTGCTTGCCGTTGCCTACCCAGACCGGCTGGCTCGATTCGGTTTCCCCCTTATTGAGTGGCTCTGTGAGCAATGTGAATGCAAACTCGTGGTTCTCAATGAATCTAAGCTCTCTCCCCAGGAAGAACTCGTCCAAGATATTTTGTCCATCCTCCACTGTTTCTCTGCTAGGCTTTACGGACTGCGAAAATACCAAAAGCAAGCCGAAAAAATCCTACAAGAAGAACCCACGCAATCGCTCCTTCAAGGAGAAGCCCAACAGTGTCTCAAGGATCAGGGTCTTTCCCTCTAA
- a CDS encoding RNA-guided endonuclease InsQ/TnpB family protein: MALLVLSPVVPPLSVIKFKPGNFKNGTWYPRVTKGLSFTSPQEIPTACEYGTQLVYCRHQWFACFPTLKPVQVTLEKRVIALDPGVRTFLTGYDGETILEVGGKDIGAIHRLCLHLDQLCSRISTSKSQRQRYKMRKAASRLRGRIQNLVKDLHAKTASFLVRHYKVIFLPTFETSQMSSKSTRKIQRKSVRSLLTWSHYRFAQHLQQAANRQGVLVVRCNESYTSKTCPECGHIHEKLGGSKTFNCPQCGYQAPRDWHGARNIMFRALQATAVIFRDDAVLFQGLGSDTQLCLG, translated from the coding sequence ATGGCTCTGCTCGTTTTAAGTCCTGTCGTGCCACCTCTTTCGGTAATTAAATTTAAGCCAGGGAATTTCAAGAACGGGACTTGGTATCCGAGAGTAACTAAAGGACTATCCTTTACTTCTCCCCAAGAAATTCCTACTGCTTGCGAGTACGGCACTCAATTAGTTTATTGTCGTCATCAATGGTTTGCTTGTTTTCCGACCTTAAAACCTGTTCAGGTGACTCTTGAAAAGCGAGTGATTGCCCTAGACCCAGGCGTAAGAACTTTTTTGACGGGCTATGACGGAGAAACCATCTTGGAAGTTGGCGGGAAAGACATCGGAGCAATACATCGTCTTTGCCTGCATCTCGACCAACTTTGTTCAAGGATTAGCACATCGAAGTCACAACGCCAACGCTATAAAATGCGTAAAGCCGCTAGTCGGTTACGGGGTCGTATCCAAAACTTAGTCAAAGACCTTCATGCCAAAACTGCTTCTTTTCTAGTAAGGCACTATAAGGTAATCTTTTTACCGACCTTTGAGACAAGTCAAATGAGTTCAAAGTCCACTAGAAAAATTCAGCGGAAGTCGGTACGCAGCCTCTTAACCTGGAGTCATTACCGATTTGCTCAACACTTACAGCAGGCGGCAAACCGACAGGGAGTTTTGGTGGTTCGTTGTAACGAGTCCTATACCTCAAAAACTTGCCCGGAATGTGGTCATATCCACGAAAAATTGGGTGGTTCAAAAACTTTTAATTGCCCTCAGTGTGGTTATCAAGCCCCAAGAGATTGGCACGGCGCACGGAATATAATGTTTCGTGCTTTGCAGGCAACAGCCGTCATCTTTCGGGATGATGCCGTACTTTTTCAAGGTTTGGGTAGCGATACTCAGCTTTGCTTAGGTTAA
- a CDS encoding Crp/Fnr family transcriptional regulator, with protein MLLTYNPNSSPFREDYSESRRLHFYDRGENIPLVVDGVWQVYRGMAQLSQVSESGEEILLGWVHSSHFFGLNFTHLESYHARALSELYLKWYTIAEVENSAELTRMMLNQTIRRQQQTESLLAIAGLKRVEERLQQLLQLLKREMGEPIAQGSRLKIRLTHQNLANAIGTTRVTVTRLLGEFQRQGAVSSDCARHLIIHD; from the coding sequence ATGTTGCTGACCTATAATCCCAACTCCTCACCCTTCCGAGAAGACTATAGCGAGAGTCGTCGGCTCCATTTTTATGATCGCGGGGAAAATATTCCTCTGGTGGTTGATGGAGTCTGGCAAGTTTATCGGGGTATGGCGCAACTAAGTCAAGTATCTGAGAGTGGAGAGGAAATTTTACTAGGCTGGGTTCATTCATCCCACTTTTTCGGCTTAAATTTCACCCATCTAGAATCCTATCACGCCAGAGCTTTGTCGGAACTGTACCTAAAATGGTACACGATCGCCGAAGTGGAAAATTCGGCGGAATTAACCAGGATGATGTTAAATCAAACAATCCGTCGTCAACAACAAACGGAATCGCTACTTGCGATCGCTGGACTCAAACGAGTGGAGGAACGTCTCCAGCAGTTACTACAGCTATTAAAGCGGGAAATGGGAGAACCAATCGCCCAAGGAAGTCGTTTAAAGATCCGTTTAACCCATCAAAATCTCGCCAATGCTATCGGTACCACAAGGGTAACGGTGACGCGTTTATTAGGCGAATTTCAGCGTCAGGGAGCGGTGAGCAGCGATTGCGCTCGCCATTTAATCATTCACGATTAA
- a CDS encoding LON peptidase substrate-binding domain-containing protein: MATSSTAVRELPLFPLPEVVLFPGRPLPLHIFEFRYRIMMNTILEEDRRFGVLMVDPATGEIAKVGSCAEVVRCQRLPDDRLKILTIGQQRFRVLEYVREKPYRIGLVEWIEDVPTTQDLRPLAKEVDRLLRDVVHLSAKLTAQKIELPDDLPSLPLELSYWVAGNLYGVAGEQQALLEMLDTVSRLQRESEILTSTRNHLAARTALKDALNQ; encoded by the coding sequence ATGGCCACTTCTTCCACTGCCGTTAGAGAATTACCTCTCTTTCCCCTACCCGAAGTTGTTTTATTCCCGGGTCGTCCTCTGCCCCTGCACATCTTCGAGTTTCGCTATCGGATTATGATGAATACGATATTGGAGGAAGATCGCCGTTTTGGGGTCTTAATGGTAGATCCAGCCACGGGAGAAATCGCTAAAGTGGGCAGTTGTGCGGAAGTTGTCCGTTGTCAACGTCTCCCGGACGATCGGTTAAAAATTCTCACCATCGGTCAACAGCGCTTCCGTGTCCTAGAATACGTCCGGGAAAAACCCTATCGCATCGGTTTAGTGGAGTGGATTGAAGATGTCCCCACCACCCAAGATCTGCGACCTCTGGCCAAAGAAGTGGATCGACTGCTGCGGGATGTGGTTCATCTATCAGCCAAATTAACCGCTCAAAAAATTGAACTCCCCGACGATTTGCCCAGTCTTCCCCTCGAATTATCCTACTGGGTGGCAGGTAATCTCTACGGTGTGGCCGGGGAACAACAAGCCTTATTAGAAATGCTCGATACAGTCAGTCGTCTCCAACGAGAATCGGAAATTCTCACCTCGACTCGCAATCATCTGGCCGCTCGCACGGCTCTTAAAGATGCTTTAAATCAATGA
- a CDS encoding DUF7682 family zinc-binding protein, which translates to MSRRKKKFPCGHKGYGQVCHHCAQLDAAWEERKRQKNAWEATFSQDPIDLRELPKNVVLKAREILQGLQNHRNYRDFHGKRLRHDRFIISIPVTRNYRLICRDHGNLLVPEAVISHEDYNVCKPGR; encoded by the coding sequence ATGTCCAGAAGAAAGAAGAAGTTTCCCTGTGGTCACAAGGGCTATGGCCAAGTCTGCCATCATTGCGCTCAACTAGATGCCGCTTGGGAAGAAAGGAAACGTCAAAAAAATGCCTGGGAAGCCACTTTTTCCCAAGATCCGATCGATCTGCGGGAATTACCGAAAAATGTGGTACTTAAAGCTAGGGAAATCCTGCAAGGATTGCAAAATCACCGCAATTATCGAGATTTCCATGGTAAACGATTGCGACACGATCGCTTTATTATCAGTATCCCTGTCACCCGCAATTATCGCCTCATCTGTCGCGACCACGGCAATCTCCTCGTCCCAGAAGCGGTCATCTCTCATGAAGATTATAATGTTTGTAAACCGGGTAGGTGA
- a CDS encoding phosphotransferase, producing the protein MTTFLASLNLLLSGSPATNFQTGKWTFPAFYSTLAAAALADLVFSRYEIDVPKNCQFWHRGLSDVYLLETLTTPYILRVSHCHWRSKMEIDFELELLDYLDRSQVPVAAPIRSKNGDLSLEINAPEGKRYAVLFPYAPGEIAIGDIDIKQAYHLGAIVANLHRVTADFHPLAHRHPLNLKYLLDDSLQIIAPFLHQRQSDLDCILETIGEIEEETAKLPTESPYWGICWGDPHSGNVHITPDNQMTLFDFDQCGYGWRVFDIAKFLQVSLQSGLNRQVRQGFIQGYHETVPLTDGELSCLQYLTQAAYIWSWSISLNNLRLTDYSRLCANYFTSRLAILKRLKTQEWELF; encoded by the coding sequence GTGACGACTTTTCTGGCTTCGCTCAATTTACTGCTTTCTGGTTCTCCCGCTACTAATTTTCAGACCGGGAAATGGACTTTTCCGGCATTCTACTCCACTCTTGCTGCTGCTGCCCTAGCAGATTTAGTTTTTTCTCGTTACGAGATTGATGTACCGAAAAATTGTCAATTTTGGCATCGGGGTTTAAGTGATGTGTATCTCCTCGAAACTCTGACAACTCCCTACATTTTGCGCGTGTCTCACTGCCATTGGCGCAGCAAAATGGAAATCGACTTCGAGTTAGAATTATTAGATTATCTCGATCGCTCTCAGGTTCCCGTCGCCGCCCCAATTCGCAGCAAAAACGGTGATTTATCCCTAGAAATTAATGCCCCAGAAGGGAAACGTTACGCCGTCCTCTTTCCCTATGCCCCGGGAGAAATTGCTATTGGGGATATAGATATAAAACAAGCCTATCATTTAGGGGCGATCGTGGCTAATTTACATCGGGTGACAGCAGATTTTCACCCCCTAGCCCATCGTCATCCCCTCAACCTCAAATATCTTCTCGACGATTCCCTGCAAATTATCGCACCTTTTCTGCACCAACGACAGAGCGACCTAGACTGTATCTTAGAAACCATTGGGGAAATAGAGGAAGAAACCGCTAAATTACCGACAGAATCTCCCTATTGGGGCATTTGTTGGGGCGATCCTCATAGTGGTAATGTGCATATCACCCCTGATAATCAGATGACCCTATTTGATTTCGATCAGTGCGGTTATGGTTGGCGAGTTTTTGATATCGCTAAATTTCTGCAAGTTTCCCTACAATCCGGCTTAAATCGCCAGGTTCGCCAGGGTTTTATTCAAGGTTACCATGAAACAGTGCCTTTAACTGATGGTGAATTATCCTGTCTTCAGTATCTCACCCAAGCAGCCTATATCTGGTCTTGGTCAATTAGCTTAAATAACCTGCGTTTAACTGATTATAGTCGTCTCTGTGCCAATTATTTTACTAGCCGTTTGGCCATTCTCAAACGTTTAAAAACCCAAGAATGGGAATTATTCTAA